In a genomic window of bacterium HR17:
- the nuoF gene encoding NADH-quinone oxidoreductase subunit F, protein MQEVLIVKRRVGIPNSTDIAVYMEHDGYKALRKVVTDMTPDEVIEVVKASGLRGCGGAGFPTGVKWSFVPKNIFPKFICVNCDESEPGTFKDRLILENDPHAILEGALIAAYAIQAEKVFVYLRGEFGKAYHIMRCAIQQAYERGFAGKNIAGSNFSCDIVLHRGAGAYICGEETALLESLEGNRGEPRMRPPFPAVKGAFGQPTVINNAETLARVPPIILNGPQWYRQWGTERSPGTRLFAVSGHVNRPGVYEFPLNIALRDLIEYAGGVVGEREIKAVIPGGSSAPMFDRETALKVTMDFESIMAAGSFAGSAAVVVIAEGTCMVKVALRLTKFYMRESCGKCTPCREGTYWLVKVLERFHNGHARPEDIELLQSVGKQMVGNCFCLLGDTAPNPLLSALRIAPADFEFHVRHQRCPEEMNGNGIHA, encoded by the coding sequence ATGCAGGAAGTGCTGATCGTTAAGCGACGCGTCGGAATTCCAAACAGCACAGACATCGCCGTTTATATGGAGCACGACGGCTACAAAGCGCTGCGCAAAGTTGTCACGGATATGACACCCGACGAAGTGATTGAAGTCGTGAAAGCGTCGGGATTACGCGGCTGCGGCGGTGCCGGTTTCCCGACAGGAGTCAAATGGAGTTTCGTGCCCAAAAACATCTTCCCCAAGTTCATCTGCGTCAATTGCGACGAAAGCGAGCCGGGCACTTTCAAAGACCGCCTTATTTTGGAGAACGACCCCCACGCTATCCTTGAAGGTGCACTCATCGCTGCTTACGCCATCCAAGCCGAAAAAGTGTTCGTTTACCTACGAGGTGAATTTGGCAAAGCCTATCACATCATGCGCTGTGCCATTCAGCAAGCCTACGAACGCGGCTTTGCAGGCAAGAACATCGCAGGCAGTAACTTTTCCTGTGACATCGTGCTGCATCGGGGGGCAGGCGCTTACATTTGTGGTGAGGAGACGGCGCTGTTAGAATCGCTGGAGGGCAATCGGGGTGAGCCCCGCATGCGCCCGCCGTTTCCCGCCGTTAAAGGGGCTTTCGGACAACCGACCGTCATCAACAACGCCGAAACTTTAGCCCGTGTCCCGCCTATCATCCTCAACGGTCCGCAATGGTATCGGCAGTGGGGCACAGAACGCAGCCCCGGCACCCGTCTGTTTGCTGTCAGTGGGCACGTCAATCGCCCTGGCGTTTACGAGTTCCCGCTTAATATCGCCCTACGGGACTTAATTGAGTATGCCGGCGGCGTCGTAGGTGAGCGAGAAATCAAAGCGGTCATCCCCGGCGGTTCATCGGCACCGATGTTTGACCGGGAGACAGCGTTGAAAGTGACAATGGACTTTGAGTCCATCATGGCAGCAGGTTCCTTCGCGGGGTCCGCTGCGGTTGTTGTCATCGCTGAGGGCACCTGTATGGTCAAAGTGGCGCTGCGGTTGACGAAGTTTTACATGCGTGAATCCTGCGGCAAATGCACGCCGTGCCGCGAAGGCACTTATTGGCTTGTCAAAGTGTTGGAACGCTTCCACAATGGACATGCACGCCCTGAAGACATTGAGTTGCTGCAAAGTGTCGGCAAACAGATGGTCGGTAACTGCTTCTGTCTTTTGGGCGACACCGCACCCAACCCGTTGCTCTCAGCGCTCCGCATCGCTCCAGCAGACTTCGAGTTCCATGTCCGCCATCAGCGTTGTCCTGAAGAAATGAATGGCAACGGCATCCACGCATAA
- the axe2 gene encoding Acetylxylan esterase, whose translation MGFRLQEGQKVVFIGDSITDCGRRDIAPPLGNGYVKFVSDLIAIRYPSLSLTTVNKGISGNTVADLRERWHDDVLTLKPDWVSVLIGINDVHRTLRNEPTAVPPERYEQLYRECLTLTKERTSAQLVLMEPFYISTDTETNSWRTEVLRALNDYRQIVRKLASEFDAVFVPLHDLFQEQLRYRAADMFCPEPVHPNAVGHLLIAHAWLTAMGW comes from the coding sequence ATGGGATTTAGGTTGCAGGAAGGTCAGAAGGTGGTTTTTATCGGGGACAGCATCACCGACTGCGGTCGGCGCGATATCGCTCCACCGTTAGGCAACGGCTATGTGAAGTTCGTCTCAGACTTGATTGCTATTCGCTATCCCTCCCTTTCGCTAACGACTGTCAACAAAGGCATCAGCGGCAATACAGTTGCTGATTTGCGTGAGCGTTGGCACGATGATGTCTTAACACTCAAACCCGATTGGGTTTCCGTGCTCATCGGTATCAACGATGTCCACCGCACTTTACGCAACGAACCAACAGCAGTTCCACCCGAACGCTACGAGCAACTTTATCGTGAGTGCTTGACACTTACGAAGGAACGAACAAGTGCTCAACTCGTGTTGATGGAGCCGTTTTACATCAGCACCGATACGGAAACGAATTCGTGGCGGACGGAAGTTTTGCGGGCATTGAACGATTATCGCCAAATTGTTCGCAAGTTAGCGAGTGAGTTTGATGCCGTCTTTGTCCCGCTGCACGATTTGTTCCAAGAGCAATTACGATACCGTGCTGCCGATATGTTTTGTCCCGAACCCGTTCATCCCAACGCTGTCGGGCATTTGCTCATTGCCCACGCATGGTTGACAGCGATGGGTTGGTAA